A single genomic interval of Caretta caretta isolate rCarCar2 chromosome 23, rCarCar1.hap1, whole genome shotgun sequence harbors:
- the EBP gene encoding 3-beta-hydroxysteroid-Delta(8),Delta(7)-isomerase → MGLEAEPLAAPHPYWPRELEIRRYVPNDRPTWHSLSFLFSASAALLTLTWRAAGWRGWTGVPMRTGRRLAICWFAICGFIHGVIEGWFSLYHTEIPGDQSFLSQLWKEYAKGDSRYVIEDNFTVCMETITAWAWGPLSLWTVLAFLQRQPHRYVLQLVVSLGQLYGDVLYFYTEYREGFAHSEMWHPLYFWFYFIFMNALWIIIPSILLLDAWGHLSAAQRALDAVKPKKH, encoded by the exons ATGGGGCTGGAGGCCGAGCCCCTCGCCGCCCCCCACCCTTACTGGCCCCGGGAGCTGGAGATCCGGCGCTACGTCCCCAACGATCGCCCCACCTGGCACAGCCTGTCCTTCCTCTTCTCCGCCTCGGCGGCCCTGCTGACGCTCACCTGGCGGGCCGCCGGCTGGCGGGGGTGGACGGGGGTGCCCATGAGGACCGGGCGCCGCCTGGCCATCTGTTGGTTTGCCATCTGCGGCTTCATCCATGGCGTGATTGAGGGCTGGTTCAGCCTCTACCACACAGAGATACCTGGGGACCAGTCCTTCCTCTCCCAGCTGT GGAAGGAGTACGCCAAAGGAGACAGCCGATACGTCAT AGAGGATAACTTCACTGTGTGCATGGAGACCATCACCGCCTGGGCATGGGGGCCGCTGAGCCTCTGGACCGTGCTGGCTTTCCTGCAGCGCCAGCCCCACCGCTATGTCCTGCAGCTGGTAGTGTCGCTGG gccAGCTGTATGGCGACGTCCTGTACTTCTACACCGAGTACCGGGAGGGCTTCGCCCACAGTGAGATGTGGCACCCGCTTTACTTCTGGTTCTACTTCATCTTCATGAACGCCCTGTGGATCATCATCCCCTCCATCCTCCTTCTCGACGCCTGGGGGCACCTGAGTGCTGCCCAGAGGGCGCTGGATGCTGTCAAGCCCAAGAAACACTGA
- the PORCN gene encoding protein-serine O-palmitoleoyltransferase porcupine isoform X1: protein MATFTHRDFYQQLLQGCMIPTAQQGLEQIWLLLLICLACRLLWRLPLPSYAKHLSTVGGGFYALHHFFQLQMVWVVLLSLLCYLVLFLCRHSAHRGVFLSITILIYLLIGEMHMVDTVTWHKMRGAQMIVAMKAVSLGFDLDRGELLAVPSPVEFMGYIYFVGTAIFGPWSRFHSYLQAVESRALSLPWLRKVSRSLLLSVICLLVSTCVAPYLFSYFIPLYGYRQLRKRKRKARWLRAYESAISFHFSSYFVGFLSEATATLAGAGFTEEKDNLKWDLTVSRPLNVELPRSMVEVVTSWNLPMSSWLNSYVFKNSLQLGTFSAVIVTYAASALLHGLSFHLAAVLLSLGFITYVEHVLRKRLSVIFDACLLSKRCPPGCPHRHNTNLWVRLLNLLFGTLAVFHLAYLGSLFDIDADDTVEEQGYGMSYTIYKWSELSWASHWVTFGCWVFYRLIG from the exons ATGGCCACGTTCACCCACCGGGACTTctaccagcagctgctgcagggctgcatgatccccactgcccagcaggggctggagcagatcTGGCTGTTGCTGCTTATCTGCCTGGCATGCCGGCTGCTCTGGAGGCTGC ctctgcccagctaTGCCAAGCACCTCAGCACGGTCGGGGGGGGGTTCTACGCCCTCCACCACTTCTTCCAGCTGCAGATGGTCTGGGTGGTGCTGCTCAGCCTGCTTTGCTATCTGGTGCTCTTCCTGTGCCGGCACTCGGCCCACCGTGGGGTCTTCCTCTCCATCACTATCCTCATCTACCTCCTTATTGG GGAGATGCACATGGTGGATACCGTGACCTGGCATAAAATGAGAG GGGCCCAGATGATTGTGGCGATGAAGGCCGTGTCCCTGGGCTTCGACCTGGACCGAGGGGAGCTCTTGGCTGTCCCCTCCCCTGTGGAGTTCATGGGCTACATCTACTTTGTGGGCACGGCCATCTTCGGGCCCTGGAGCCGCTTCCACAGCTATCTCCAGGCAGTGGAGAGCCGGGCCCTG AGCCTCCCCTGGCTGCGGAAGGTGTCCCGGAGCCTCCTCCTCTCCGTCATCTGCCTCCTCGTCTCCACCTGCGTCGCCCCCTACCTGTTCTCCTACTTCATCCCGCTCTACGGCTACCGGCAGCTCAGGAA GAGGAAGCGGAAGGCCAG gtgGCTCCGGGCCTACGAGAGTGCCATCTCCTTCCACTTCAGCAGCTACTTCGTGGGATTCCTCTCCGAGGCCACTGCCACATTGGCTGGGGCAGGATTCACTGAGGAGAAAGACAACCTCAAATG GGACCTGACGGTGTCCCGACCCTTGAATGTGGAGCTGCCCCGGTCGATGGTGGAAGTCGTCACCAGCTGGAACCTGCCCATGTCCAGTTGGCTCAACTCCT ATGTCTTTAAGAACAGCCTGCAACTAGGGACTTTCTCTGCTGTCATTGTCACGTACGCTGCCAGTGCCCTCCTGCAT ggACTCAGCTTCCACCTGGCTGCCGTGCTGCTGTCTCTGGGATTCATCACCTACGTGGAGCATG TCCTCCGGAAACGCCTCTCTGTCATCTTTGATGCCTGCCTCCTCTCCAAGCGCTGCCCGCCCGGCTGTCCCCACCGCCATAACACG AATCTCTGGGTTCGGCTGCTGAACCTACTCTTCGGCACGCTGGCTGTCTTCCATCTGGCCTACTTGGGCTCGCTCTTTGACATCGACGCTGACGACACCGTAGAGGAGCAG GGCTATGGCATGTCCTACACCATCTATAAGTGGTCGGAGCTGAGCTGGGCCAGCCACTGGGTCACCTTCGGCTGCTGGGTCTTCTACCGCCTCATTGGCTGA
- the PORCN gene encoding protein-serine O-palmitoleoyltransferase porcupine isoform X2 gives MATFTHRDFYQQLLQGCMIPTAQQGLEQIWLLLLICLACRLLWRLPLPSYAKHLSTVGGGFYALHHFFQLQMVWVVLLSLLCYLVLFLCRHSAHRGVFLSITILIYLLIGEMHMVDTVTWHKMRGAQMIVAMKAVSLGFDLDRGELLAVPSPVEFMGYIYFVGTAIFGPWSRFHSYLQAVESRALSLPWLRKVSRSLLLSVICLLVSTCVAPYLFSYFIPLYGYRQLRKWLRAYESAISFHFSSYFVGFLSEATATLAGAGFTEEKDNLKWDLTVSRPLNVELPRSMVEVVTSWNLPMSSWLNSYVFKNSLQLGTFSAVIVTYAASALLHGLSFHLAAVLLSLGFITYVEHVLRKRLSVIFDACLLSKRCPPGCPHRHNTNLWVRLLNLLFGTLAVFHLAYLGSLFDIDADDTVEEQGYGMSYTIYKWSELSWASHWVTFGCWVFYRLIG, from the exons ATGGCCACGTTCACCCACCGGGACTTctaccagcagctgctgcagggctgcatgatccccactgcccagcaggggctggagcagatcTGGCTGTTGCTGCTTATCTGCCTGGCATGCCGGCTGCTCTGGAGGCTGC ctctgcccagctaTGCCAAGCACCTCAGCACGGTCGGGGGGGGGTTCTACGCCCTCCACCACTTCTTCCAGCTGCAGATGGTCTGGGTGGTGCTGCTCAGCCTGCTTTGCTATCTGGTGCTCTTCCTGTGCCGGCACTCGGCCCACCGTGGGGTCTTCCTCTCCATCACTATCCTCATCTACCTCCTTATTGG GGAGATGCACATGGTGGATACCGTGACCTGGCATAAAATGAGAG GGGCCCAGATGATTGTGGCGATGAAGGCCGTGTCCCTGGGCTTCGACCTGGACCGAGGGGAGCTCTTGGCTGTCCCCTCCCCTGTGGAGTTCATGGGCTACATCTACTTTGTGGGCACGGCCATCTTCGGGCCCTGGAGCCGCTTCCACAGCTATCTCCAGGCAGTGGAGAGCCGGGCCCTG AGCCTCCCCTGGCTGCGGAAGGTGTCCCGGAGCCTCCTCCTCTCCGTCATCTGCCTCCTCGTCTCCACCTGCGTCGCCCCCTACCTGTTCTCCTACTTCATCCCGCTCTACGGCTACCGGCAGCTCAGGAA gtgGCTCCGGGCCTACGAGAGTGCCATCTCCTTCCACTTCAGCAGCTACTTCGTGGGATTCCTCTCCGAGGCCACTGCCACATTGGCTGGGGCAGGATTCACTGAGGAGAAAGACAACCTCAAATG GGACCTGACGGTGTCCCGACCCTTGAATGTGGAGCTGCCCCGGTCGATGGTGGAAGTCGTCACCAGCTGGAACCTGCCCATGTCCAGTTGGCTCAACTCCT ATGTCTTTAAGAACAGCCTGCAACTAGGGACTTTCTCTGCTGTCATTGTCACGTACGCTGCCAGTGCCCTCCTGCAT ggACTCAGCTTCCACCTGGCTGCCGTGCTGCTGTCTCTGGGATTCATCACCTACGTGGAGCATG TCCTCCGGAAACGCCTCTCTGTCATCTTTGATGCCTGCCTCCTCTCCAAGCGCTGCCCGCCCGGCTGTCCCCACCGCCATAACACG AATCTCTGGGTTCGGCTGCTGAACCTACTCTTCGGCACGCTGGCTGTCTTCCATCTGGCCTACTTGGGCTCGCTCTTTGACATCGACGCTGACGACACCGTAGAGGAGCAG GGCTATGGCATGTCCTACACCATCTATAAGTGGTCGGAGCTGAGCTGGGCCAGCCACTGGGTCACCTTCGGCTGCTGGGTCTTCTACCGCCTCATTGGCTGA
- the PORCN gene encoding protein-serine O-palmitoleoyltransferase porcupine isoform X3 has translation MVWVVLLSLLCYLVLFLCRHSAHRGVFLSITILIYLLIGEMHMVDTVTWHKMRGAQMIVAMKAVSLGFDLDRGELLAVPSPVEFMGYIYFVGTAIFGPWSRFHSYLQAVESRALSLPWLRKVSRSLLLSVICLLVSTCVAPYLFSYFIPLYGYRQLRKRKRKARWLRAYESAISFHFSSYFVGFLSEATATLAGAGFTEEKDNLKWDLTVSRPLNVELPRSMVEVVTSWNLPMSSWLNSYVFKNSLQLGTFSAVIVTYAASALLHGLSFHLAAVLLSLGFITYVEHVLRKRLSVIFDACLLSKRCPPGCPHRHNTNLWVRLLNLLFGTLAVFHLAYLGSLFDIDADDTVEEQGYGMSYTIYKWSELSWASHWVTFGCWVFYRLIG, from the exons ATGGTCTGGGTGGTGCTGCTCAGCCTGCTTTGCTATCTGGTGCTCTTCCTGTGCCGGCACTCGGCCCACCGTGGGGTCTTCCTCTCCATCACTATCCTCATCTACCTCCTTATTGG GGAGATGCACATGGTGGATACCGTGACCTGGCATAAAATGAGAG GGGCCCAGATGATTGTGGCGATGAAGGCCGTGTCCCTGGGCTTCGACCTGGACCGAGGGGAGCTCTTGGCTGTCCCCTCCCCTGTGGAGTTCATGGGCTACATCTACTTTGTGGGCACGGCCATCTTCGGGCCCTGGAGCCGCTTCCACAGCTATCTCCAGGCAGTGGAGAGCCGGGCCCTG AGCCTCCCCTGGCTGCGGAAGGTGTCCCGGAGCCTCCTCCTCTCCGTCATCTGCCTCCTCGTCTCCACCTGCGTCGCCCCCTACCTGTTCTCCTACTTCATCCCGCTCTACGGCTACCGGCAGCTCAGGAA GAGGAAGCGGAAGGCCAG gtgGCTCCGGGCCTACGAGAGTGCCATCTCCTTCCACTTCAGCAGCTACTTCGTGGGATTCCTCTCCGAGGCCACTGCCACATTGGCTGGGGCAGGATTCACTGAGGAGAAAGACAACCTCAAATG GGACCTGACGGTGTCCCGACCCTTGAATGTGGAGCTGCCCCGGTCGATGGTGGAAGTCGTCACCAGCTGGAACCTGCCCATGTCCAGTTGGCTCAACTCCT ATGTCTTTAAGAACAGCCTGCAACTAGGGACTTTCTCTGCTGTCATTGTCACGTACGCTGCCAGTGCCCTCCTGCAT ggACTCAGCTTCCACCTGGCTGCCGTGCTGCTGTCTCTGGGATTCATCACCTACGTGGAGCATG TCCTCCGGAAACGCCTCTCTGTCATCTTTGATGCCTGCCTCCTCTCCAAGCGCTGCCCGCCCGGCTGTCCCCACCGCCATAACACG AATCTCTGGGTTCGGCTGCTGAACCTACTCTTCGGCACGCTGGCTGTCTTCCATCTGGCCTACTTGGGCTCGCTCTTTGACATCGACGCTGACGACACCGTAGAGGAGCAG GGCTATGGCATGTCCTACACCATCTATAAGTGGTCGGAGCTGAGCTGGGCCAGCCACTGGGTCACCTTCGGCTGCTGGGTCTTCTACCGCCTCATTGGCTGA
- the LOC125628234 gene encoding organic solute transporter subunit alpha isoform X2: MTSITASVALSATHTPFTVPWSSLGIGGLRSLWLIPIPPCCSSREKRHTPAPAQNCSPCNVPPRTCKTKNSCSKPSCGSSSFPRPWAWCSWACSWSRRASFYAAWVPPAEPLSPSGSWGSTRYHSITLWKFLDLVTDFFGGSACMVQRLRGQQVAPNPFPCCCCCCLPNISTSWSNLRWMTLAVYQLSLIRTILFFITLTLWTDEKYGYGDVSYTNPNSYINAIISISTLLSFYGYLLFYKATKPALAGYSLRSKFVCIILVLVVCGLQNGILETMGALGAIPCQPPLSADTRSQIIYYYSLVVEMFLISLFAHYCFRRDELTPESPTSTRNQASQTQAPPSGSGEDSASLTGLNPCYSPDESLCRIEHTPLDRFHFSPSFPRPGGGLGQGWPVGTPPGALEMGELGTGVPVNGSPPRETKAHPNRVHNHPCAHDVTMV; encoded by the exons ATGACCTCTATCACTGCATCTGTTGCCCTGTCTGCCACACACACTCCATTCACCGTGCCCTGGTCCTCTCTAGGAATCGGAGGACTGAGATCTCTATGGTTGATTCCGATCCCACCCTGTTGtagcagcagagagaaaagacACACGCCAGCCCCCGCCCAGAACTGCTCCCCATGCAACGTCCCCCCTAGGACCTGCAAGACCAAGAACTCT TGTTCCAAGCCCAGCTGTGGATCTTCCTCATTCCCACGGCCCTGGGCCTGGTGCAGCTGGGCCTGTTCCTGGAGCAGACGGGCTTCTTTCTACGCCGCCTGGGTGCCTCCCGCAGAACCACTCTCTCCCTCTGGATCCTGGGGGTCTACCCG CTACCACTCCATCACCCTGTGGAAATTCCTGGACTTGGTGACCGATTTCTTCGGGGGCTCGGCCTGCATGGTCCAGCGTCTGCGGGGTCAGCAGGTggcccccaaccccttcccttgctgctgctgctgctgtctcccCAACATTTCCACCAGCTG GTCCAACCTACGCTGGATGACCCTGGCCGTGTACCAGCTGTCCCTCATCAGGACCATCCTCTTCTTCATCACGCTCACCCTCTGGACCGACGAGAAGTACGGCTACGGTGAT GTGAGCTACACCAACCCCAACTCCTACATCAACGCCATCATCAGTATCTCTACCTTGCTGTCCTTCTACGGCTACCTGCTCTTCTACAAGGCCACCAAGCCGGCCCTGGCTGGCTACAGCCTGCGTTCCAAGTTCGTCTGCATCATCCTGGTCCTTGTTGTCTGCGGCCTACAGAACGGCATCCTGGAGACCATGGGGGCTCTGGGGGCCATTCCCTGCCAGCCTCCGCTCTCGGCTGATACCCGCTCCCAGA TTATCTATTACTACTCCCTGGTGGTGGAGATGTTTCTCATCAGCCTCTTCGCCCATTACTGTTTCCGACGGGACGAGCTCACCCCGGAGAGCCCCACCAGCACCAGGAACCAGGCCTCCCAGACGCAGGCGCCCCCTAGTGGCTCTGGGGAGGACAGCGCCTCCCTGACAGGCCTCAACCCCTGCTACTCCCCCGATGAGAGCCTCTGCCGAATCGAGCACACGCCGTTGGATCGCTTCCATTTCAGCCCCAGCTTCCCCCGACCCggaggggggctgggccagggctggcCCGTTGGAACTCCCCCAGGGGCCCTCGAGATGGGAGAGCTGGGTACCGGGGTCCCTGTGAATGGGTCTCCCCCCAGGGAAACCAAAGCCCATCCCAACAGAGTTCACAACCACCCGTGCGCCCATGACGTCACCATGGTATAA
- the LOC125628234 gene encoding organic solute transporter subunit alpha isoform X1: MVTNEEGSFRGREEARGSWKQRIKDAGWCLKRGEPREGRAEMARPQNCTHHSGQFPLSSEILQVFQAQLWIFLIPTALGLVQLGLFLEQTGFFLRRLGASRRTTLSLWILGVYPVFSIMSLIGMYIPRSSFVCNFVANIYHSITLWKFLDLVTDFFGGSACMVQRLRGQQVAPNPFPCCCCCCLPNISTSWSNLRWMTLAVYQLSLIRTILFFITLTLWTDEKYGYGDVSYTNPNSYINAIISISTLLSFYGYLLFYKATKPALAGYSLRSKFVCIILVLVVCGLQNGILETMGALGAIPCQPPLSADTRSQIIYYYSLVVEMFLISLFAHYCFRRDELTPESPTSTRNQASQTQAPPSGSGEDSASLTGLNPCYSPDESLCRIEHTPLDRFHFSPSFPRPGGGLGQGWPVGTPPGALEMGELGTGVPVNGSPPRETKAHPNRVHNHPCAHDVTMV, translated from the exons ATGGTGACTAACGAGGAAGGCTCCTtccgggggagggaagaggccagGGGAAGCTGGAAACAGAGAATCAAGGACGCCGGGTGGTGTCTGAAGAGAGGGGAGCcgagggaggggagggcagaaatGGCACGACCCCAAAACTGCACCCACCACAGCGGCCAGTTCCCCCTGTCCTCAGAGATCCTCCAAg TGTTCCAAGCCCAGCTGTGGATCTTCCTCATTCCCACGGCCCTGGGCCTGGTGCAGCTGGGCCTGTTCCTGGAGCAGACGGGCTTCTTTCTACGCCGCCTGGGTGCCTCCCGCAGAACCACTCTCTCCCTCTGGATCCTGGGGGTCTACCCG gtgTTCAGCATCATGTCCCTTATTGGCATGTACATCCCCCGATCCTCCTTCGTCTGTAACTTTGTTGCTAACAT CTACCACTCCATCACCCTGTGGAAATTCCTGGACTTGGTGACCGATTTCTTCGGGGGCTCGGCCTGCATGGTCCAGCGTCTGCGGGGTCAGCAGGTggcccccaaccccttcccttgctgctgctgctgctgtctcccCAACATTTCCACCAGCTG GTCCAACCTACGCTGGATGACCCTGGCCGTGTACCAGCTGTCCCTCATCAGGACCATCCTCTTCTTCATCACGCTCACCCTCTGGACCGACGAGAAGTACGGCTACGGTGAT GTGAGCTACACCAACCCCAACTCCTACATCAACGCCATCATCAGTATCTCTACCTTGCTGTCCTTCTACGGCTACCTGCTCTTCTACAAGGCCACCAAGCCGGCCCTGGCTGGCTACAGCCTGCGTTCCAAGTTCGTCTGCATCATCCTGGTCCTTGTTGTCTGCGGCCTACAGAACGGCATCCTGGAGACCATGGGGGCTCTGGGGGCCATTCCCTGCCAGCCTCCGCTCTCGGCTGATACCCGCTCCCAGA TTATCTATTACTACTCCCTGGTGGTGGAGATGTTTCTCATCAGCCTCTTCGCCCATTACTGTTTCCGACGGGACGAGCTCACCCCGGAGAGCCCCACCAGCACCAGGAACCAGGCCTCCCAGACGCAGGCGCCCCCTAGTGGCTCTGGGGAGGACAGCGCCTCCCTGACAGGCCTCAACCCCTGCTACTCCCCCGATGAGAGCCTCTGCCGAATCGAGCACACGCCGTTGGATCGCTTCCATTTCAGCCCCAGCTTCCCCCGACCCggaggggggctgggccagggctggcCCGTTGGAACTCCCCCAGGGGCCCTCGAGATGGGAGAGCTGGGTACCGGGGTCCCTGTGAATGGGTCTCCCCCCAGGGAAACCAAAGCCCATCCCAACAGAGTTCACAACCACCCGTGCGCCCATGACGTCACCATGGTATAA
- the FTSJ1 gene encoding tRNA (cytidine(32)/guanosine(34)-2'-O)-methyltransferase: MGRSSKDKRDIYYRLAKEEGWRARSAFKLLQLDEEFQLFEGVRRAVDLCAAPGSWSQVLSRKLKGGAGEGSDSVKIVAVDLQAMAPLPGVVQIQGDITKVSTAQEIIQHFEGQPADLVVCDGAPDVTGLHDIDEYIQAQLLLAALNITTHVLNKGGTFVAKIFRGKDVTLLYSQLRIFFPDVTCAKPRSSRNSSIEAFVVCRGYCPPEGYVPNMSNPLLDHCYDVDFNQLEGPNRVIVPFLACGDLSSYDSDRTYPLQLAPGKEYSYVPPTQPPIRPPYQEACFLKRNNRLAREPGPSRLEEPGPAPSYGSASEPQACPPEAAVENVLASLSVSP; the protein is encoded by the exons ATGGGGCGCTCGTCGAAGGACAAGCGGGACATCTACTACCGCCTGGCGAAGGAGGAGGGCTGGCGGGCCCGCAGTGCCTTCAAACTCCTGCAGCTGGACGAGGAGTTCCAGCTGTTTGAGG GGGTGCGCCGGGCGGTCGATCTCTGTGCTgccccaggcagctggagccaggtTCTGAGCAGGAAGCTGAA GGGCGgtgctggggagggctctgactCTGTGAAGATTGTCGCAGTCGATCTCCAGGCCATGGCTCCGCTCCCGGGGGTGGTCCAGATCCAGGGGGACATCACCAAG GTCTCCACGGCACAGGAGATCATCCAGCACTTCGAAGGGCAGCCGGCTGACCTGGTGGTCTGTGACGGGGCCCCCGACG TGACCGGCCTTCATGATATCGACGAATACATCCAAGCGCAGCTGCTGCTAGCG GCTCTGAACATCACGACCCACGTCCTGAATAAAGGAGGCACCTTTGTGGCCAAG ATCTTCCGGGGGAAGGACGTGACGCTTCTCTACTCCCAGCTCCGCATCTTCTTTCCTGACGTCACCTGCGCCAAACCCCGGAGCAGCCGAAACTCCAGCATCG AGGCCTTTGTTGTCTGCCGGGGGTACTGCCCGCCCGAGGGCTACGTGCCCAAtatgtccaaccccctgctggacCATTGCTACG ATGTGGATTTTAACCAGCTGGAAGGTCCCAACAGAGTCATTGTCCCGTTCTTGGCCTGTGGGGATCTGAGCTCCTACGACTCGGACCGGACGTATCCCCTCCAG ctggccccagggaagGAATACAGCTAtgtgccccccacccagccccccatccGTCCCCCCTACCAGGAAGCCTGCTTCTTGAAGAGGAACAACCGATTGGCTAGGGAGCCTGGGCCGTCCCGGTTGGAggagcctggccccgccccctcataTGGGTCAGCGTCAGAACCTCAGGCCTGCCCCCCGGAGGCAGCTGTTGAAAATGTCCTGGCGTCTCTGTCTGTGTCACCAtag